A stretch of the Actinomycetota bacterium genome encodes the following:
- the rny gene encoding ribonuclease Y, giving the protein MEGALSAMSIVIGIIIGLAAGAVAGYFIRHQGSVGRAGTLEAKAVAMLADAERDAETRRREAVVEAKDEILSLRQAFEEEIKPRRAEIDRREERVDQRQKQLEDKDREFERQAREFSAKEESLAQARGEVDRSVEDIRKQLERVAGMTAAEAKSALMKRIEDEAKRDAMSTVRELETKAREEAEGRARRIITLAIQRLASEQTAESTVTTIALPSDDMKGRIIGREGRNIRAFEATTGVNIIIDDTPEAVLLSCFDPVRREIGRLTLEKLVADGRIHPARIEEMHERSKGEVEVEIRKAGEEAVLDVGMTDVHPEMIRVLGRLQYRTSYGQNVLKHLVESAHIAGSMAAELGLPPDQVKLVKRCALFHDIGKAVTHEVEGSHALIGAELARRLKESPEVVHAIESHHGEVEQRTLEAVLSQTADQISGGRPGARRETLETYVKRLEKLEEIATSYPGVEKVFAMQAGREVRVMVKPDDLDDLACQVLARDIAKRIEEELQYPGQIRITVVREIRATEYAK; this is encoded by the coding sequence ATGGAAGGAGCGTTGAGCGCGATGTCCATCGTGATCGGAATAATCATCGGACTCGCGGCAGGTGCCGTCGCGGGGTACTTCATCCGGCACCAAGGCTCGGTCGGCCGGGCCGGCACCCTCGAGGCGAAAGCCGTTGCCATGCTGGCCGACGCCGAACGAGACGCCGAGACCCGGCGCCGCGAAGCCGTCGTCGAGGCCAAGGACGAGATCCTGAGCCTTCGGCAGGCGTTCGAGGAAGAGATCAAGCCCCGGCGCGCGGAGATCGACCGTCGGGAAGAGCGGGTCGACCAGCGTCAGAAGCAGCTCGAGGACAAGGACCGGGAGTTCGAGCGCCAGGCTCGCGAGTTCAGCGCCAAAGAGGAATCGCTCGCGCAGGCTCGCGGCGAGGTCGACCGCAGCGTCGAGGACATCCGCAAGCAACTCGAGCGGGTCGCCGGCATGACGGCTGCGGAAGCGAAGTCGGCGCTCATGAAGCGCATCGAAGACGAGGCCAAGCGCGACGCCATGTCCACCGTCCGAGAACTCGAGACGAAGGCTCGCGAGGAAGCCGAAGGGCGCGCCCGTCGCATCATCACGCTCGCGATCCAGCGACTCGCCTCAGAGCAAACGGCCGAATCGACGGTCACGACGATCGCGCTGCCTTCCGACGACATGAAAGGGCGCATCATCGGCCGGGAGGGCCGCAACATCCGCGCGTTCGAGGCCACGACCGGGGTCAACATCATCATCGACGACACCCCCGAAGCCGTCCTGCTTTCGTGCTTCGATCCGGTTCGTCGCGAGATCGGGCGGCTCACGCTCGAGAAGCTCGTCGCCGACGGCCGCATCCATCCCGCGCGGATCGAGGAGATGCACGAGCGCTCCAAGGGCGAGGTCGAGGTCGAGATCCGAAAGGCGGGAGAGGAAGCCGTCCTCGACGTCGGTATGACCGACGTCCACCCGGAGATGATCCGTGTGCTCGGCCGCCTGCAGTACCGGACGTCGTACGGGCAGAACGTGCTGAAGCATCTCGTCGAGAGCGCCCACATCGCCGGCTCGATGGCCGCCGAGCTGGGGCTGCCGCCGGATCAGGTGAAGCTCGTGAAGCGTTGCGCGCTGTTCCACGACATCGGCAAGGCGGTGACGCACGAGGTGGAAGGGTCGCACGCGCTCATCGGGGCCGAGCTCGCGCGCCGCCTCAAGGAATCGCCGGAGGTCGTCCACGCGATCGAGTCCCATCATGGTGAGGTCGAGCAACGGACGCTGGAGGCGGTGCTGTCGCAGACCGCCGACCAGATCTCGGGCGGACGTCCCGGCGCGCGCCGCGAGACGCTGGAGACCTACGTCAAGCGCCTCGAGAAGCTCGAGGAGATCGCGACCTCGTATCCGGGCGTAGAGAAGGTCTTCGCGATGCAAGCCGGCCGCGAGGTGCGCGTGATGGTGAAGCCCGACGACCTCGAC